The following coding sequences lie in one Spinacia oleracea cultivar Varoflay chromosome 1, BTI_SOV_V1, whole genome shotgun sequence genomic window:
- the LOC110778915 gene encoding CBL-interacting serine/threonine-protein kinase 6-like gives MMGELMLAVKDKNNGGRDGVEPRKNYCKLVMQGKYELGRVLGQGTFARVYYARNLESGKSVAMKVVGKEKVVRAKMMDQMKREISVMKRLKHPNIVELFEVMATKSKIFLALELVRGGELHAKVSKEGKLEEQTARSYFRQLISAVDYCHSRGVFHRDLKLENLLLDQDDNLKITDFGLSAFFEEEENNQVLLRTTCGTPHYVAPEVVSKRGQGYDGSKADIWSCGVILFVLLAGYLPFHDENVMQMYRKVNKGDFTLPSWLSAEACDLITQMLDPNPSTRITLAEIMESKWFKSDSVDCEDDDESNNTTNSKFKEVEALNAFHIISMSEGLDLSALFSEEKKKREEREEIGFTTTMSETEVISRLEELAALSGKFKVSKVGDSVVRLQGQEKGRKGKLVIVVELFTVSSSFLMVEVKKDSGDTLEFNRFCQNHLRPTLMEIVWTSTASDIKYTTPPPAAAAAAVASDNYTSPPAAAAAYPYVAAVC, from the coding sequence ATGATGGGGGAATTGATGTTAGCTGTAAAGGATAAGAACAACGGAGGGCGCGACGGTGTGGAGCCCCGGAAGAATTACTGTAAGTTAGTGATGCAAGGGAAGTACGAGCTCGGAAGGGTGCTGGGTCAAGGGACTTTTGCGCGGGTGTACTATGCGCGTAATCTGGAGTCCGGGAAGAGCGTGGCGATGAAGGTGGTAGGGAAAGAGAAGGTGGTAAGAGCGAAGATGATGGATCAGATGAAGCGAGAGATTAGCGTGATGAAGAGGCTGAAACACCCTAATATTGTCGAGCTCTTTGAGGTCATGGCTACCAAATCGAAGATCTTCTTAGCGTTGGAGCTCGTCCGAGGGGGCGAGCTCCACGCTAAAGTTTCAAAAGAGGGTAAATTAGAAGAGCAAACTGCTAGATCGTATTTCCGGCAGTTGATCTCAGCTGTTGATTATTGTCACAGCCGAGGGGTTTTCCACCGGGATCTCAAACTGGAAAATCTCCTGCTCGATCAAGATGATAATCTCAAGATAACAGATTTTGGTCTGAGTGCTTTCTTCGAGGAAGAGGAGAACAATCAAGTGTTGTTGCGCACTACTTGTGGGACTCCCCATTATGTTGCGCCGGAGGTGGTTAGCAAGAGGGGTCAAGGGTATGATGGCTCGAAGGCTGATATCTGGTCTTGTGGTGTTATCCTCTTTGTTCTGCTTGCTGGGTACCTTCCTTTCCATGATGAGAATGTTATGCAGATGTATCGTAAGGTGAACAAGGGTGATTTTACTCTCCCGTCTTGGTTATCAGCCGAGGCGTGTGATTTGATCACTCAAATGCTCGATCCTAACCCTTCCACACGCATCACCTTGGCCGAGATTATGGAATCAAAGTGGTTTAAATCCGACAGTGTCGACTGCGAAGACGATGATGAAAGCAACAACACCACCAACAGCAAATTCAAGGAAGTTGAGGCATTGAATGCATTCCACATAATCTCGATGTCAGAGGGGCTTGACCTGTCTGCGTTGTTCTcagaagagaagaagaagagagaggagagggaagAAATCGGATTCACAACAACAATGTCAGAAACTGAGGTGATATCAAGGCTGGAGGAATTGGCAGCCTTGAGTGGTAAGTTCAAGGTTAGCAAGGTAGGGGACTCAGTGGTAAGGCTCCAAGGGCAAGAGAAGGGAAGGAAAGGCAAGCTGGTAATCGTCGTCGAGCTGTTcacggtgtcatcgtccttctTAATGGTGGAGGTGAAGAAGGATAGCGGGGACACGCTCGAGTTCAATCGGTTTTGCCAGAACCACCTCCGCCCTACTCTTATGGAGATCGTTTGGACCAGCACCGCCTCTGATATTAAATACACCACACCCCctcctgctgctgctgctgcggcGGTGGCCTCTGATAATTACACATCACCCCCAGCTGCTGCTGCCGCATACCCTTATGTTGCAGCAGTGTGCTAA